In the genome of Cronobacter malonaticus LMG 23826, one region contains:
- a CDS encoding host specificity factor TipJ family phage tail protein, which yields MALIEIQRFPGTPKERYRVPNGTLFYDWLAANDATFHRDLLIIRNGVKLSDDDELAFELSELDVIQIFDQPKGIVEDILSPIFKVVGQVFSFLAPKPAIANTGGNSVDSPNNSLTGQTNTARVYKAKPDIYGQIRSFPDLIQESLFEYVRQSENDGGLKYVTEWMCVGIGKYDYESVRYSESSLGSMAGAEYQFYQPGETIPTINEGYSFDDVDGQEIPGPNESDNFPVETASANTVVSGNYAGGQISMKIVKQTEFDYFMGLVLPHAVTFTINVTYNTSTGSVTKDALFSGVLISAVETNDGAVTNPVRWYTFTMNQLSGPPDIPAGAKINTTKFILNDNEALVVGPFFSPVESRELWLHTQSSLGGGDYADWKVVIWKIDDNYNQIPGTQQTFVYHQGTPHDSDSEVFYRTDKIRPAGGFGKYAINFQRTNNSNDHSILKVEEIHAVNVRSNVVHPTDTLVRVKVRATENALGSRDRKYNALVTRHTISYNLDTQVVDYTLRPSRSFADAVAHTWLIMGEQPESSIDLYGLYSIAESLPDERLGYFDYTFDDENDSLGDRVQAICNAASVVAYWDDGVLTFTRDQKVDYPAAVFNRANMKTDEYKMTYEATLPGGYDGVQVSYVHPTTNNKTYINYRVLNGAIVEQEAENPNKLEIVGFRNEYQARERAMREVKRLIYSRVKMNAKVFEDGIIQVGSVIQMPDIYDSNQQQGYITGRAGNNFDTSEPITFSGSMYVLVTDSLGNPTLRYPASPRTDTKYGFTAAIPNIQLNIWNGDTVQLPSRYLIATVEELDSQLWTVNSIKPNTDNTVSLTVSEYSDSIYS from the coding sequence ATGGCGTTGATTGAGATTCAGCGTTTCCCAGGGACGCCAAAAGAACGCTACAGGGTGCCAAACGGCACCCTTTTTTATGACTGGCTGGCGGCCAATGACGCCACCTTTCACCGTGACCTGCTGATCATCCGCAACGGCGTGAAGCTGAGTGACGACGATGAGCTGGCGTTTGAGCTGAGCGAGCTGGATGTCATTCAGATTTTCGACCAGCCAAAAGGCATTGTGGAAGACATACTCAGCCCTATCTTTAAAGTTGTTGGGCAGGTCTTTTCGTTTCTTGCGCCCAAACCTGCTATCGCTAATACGGGTGGAAATTCGGTTGACTCGCCCAACAACAGTCTGACAGGGCAAACTAACACCGCTAGGGTATATAAGGCTAAGCCTGACATTTACGGGCAAATCAGATCGTTCCCTGACCTGATTCAGGAATCCTTGTTTGAATACGTCCGGCAAAGCGAAAATGATGGCGGGCTGAAGTACGTCACAGAATGGATGTGCGTAGGCATAGGGAAATATGACTACGAGTCGGTAAGATATTCAGAATCCAGCCTTGGCAGTATGGCTGGCGCTGAATATCAGTTTTATCAACCAGGGGAAACCATCCCTACGATTAATGAAGGATATTCCTTTGATGATGTGGACGGACAGGAAATTCCAGGCCCTAACGAAAGTGATAATTTTCCTGTTGAAACTGCATCGGCTAACACGGTAGTTAGTGGTAACTATGCAGGCGGACAAATATCCATGAAGATAGTCAAACAGACTGAGTTCGACTATTTTATGGGTCTCGTATTACCTCACGCGGTAACCTTCACCATAAACGTTACTTACAATACTTCCACGGGCTCTGTTACGAAAGACGCGCTTTTTTCAGGCGTGTTAATATCGGCTGTCGAGACGAATGATGGAGCAGTCACCAACCCTGTCCGCTGGTATACATTTACTATGAACCAGTTGAGTGGTCCTCCAGATATTCCGGCAGGGGCAAAAATTAATACTACCAAATTTATACTTAATGATAACGAGGCTTTGGTGGTTGGGCCGTTTTTCTCGCCAGTAGAATCACGAGAGCTATGGCTGCACACTCAATCGTCGCTGGGTGGGGGAGACTACGCTGACTGGAAAGTTGTCATCTGGAAAATAGACGACAACTATAACCAGATTCCTGGTACTCAGCAGACTTTTGTTTATCATCAGGGAACGCCACACGATTCTGATAGTGAAGTATTTTACCGAACAGACAAAATAAGGCCTGCGGGAGGTTTTGGTAAATATGCCATCAATTTCCAGCGCACCAACAATTCAAATGACCACTCAATTTTAAAGGTCGAAGAGATACACGCCGTTAACGTGAGGAGTAATGTTGTTCATCCTACAGATACCCTCGTTCGCGTAAAGGTAAGGGCAACAGAAAATGCGTTAGGCAGTCGCGATCGAAAATACAATGCGTTGGTAACCCGTCACACCATCAGTTACAACCTGGACACCCAGGTTGTAGATTACACGCTGAGGCCGTCGCGCTCCTTTGCGGATGCTGTTGCGCACACCTGGCTGATTATGGGGGAGCAACCCGAAAGCAGCATTGATTTATATGGCCTGTACTCTATTGCAGAAAGTTTGCCTGACGAGCGTCTTGGCTACTTCGACTATACGTTTGACGACGAGAACGACTCGCTCGGAGATCGTGTCCAGGCTATCTGTAATGCTGCCAGTGTTGTCGCTTATTGGGATGATGGTGTACTGACATTCACCAGAGACCAGAAAGTGGACTACCCGGCGGCAGTATTCAACCGGGCAAACATGAAGACGGACGAGTACAAAATGACGTACGAAGCCACGCTACCAGGAGGGTATGACGGTGTGCAGGTGTCCTATGTTCATCCCACAACGAACAACAAGACATACATCAATTATCGCGTGCTGAACGGCGCTATCGTTGAGCAGGAGGCAGAGAATCCGAACAAACTGGAGATTGTCGGATTCCGCAACGAGTATCAGGCGCGTGAAAGGGCGATGAGGGAAGTTAAACGCCTTATTTATTCGCGTGTGAAGATGAATGCAAAAGTTTTCGAAGACGGGATCATTCAGGTGGGTAGTGTCATTCAGATGCCTGACATCTACGACAGTAATCAGCAGCAGGGTTATATTACCGGGCGCGCCGGAAACAACTTCGATACCAGCGAACCGATCACATTCTCTGGTTCGATGTATGTGCTTGTCACAGACAGCCTGGGAAATCCGACGTTACGCTATCCAGCTTCGCCTCGAACGGACACCAAATACGGATTTACCGCGGCCATACCCAACATTCAGCTCAATATCTGGAATGGAGACACGGTGCAGCTACCGTCGCGTTATCTCATTGCGACAGTAGAAGAACTGGATAGCCAGTTATGGACGGTCAACAGCATCAAACCAAATACCGATAATACCGTATCACTAACAGTCTCAGAATATAGCGACTCGATTTACTCATAA
- a CDS encoding glycosyl hydrolase family 28-related protein, which translates to MATQPTQNAVPSESPRDLKFNAGKIDEFVTSLVNTYTDRFGNQHYTIEGLRWLAQQTIAQYGWILVESFQDGAVITLPNQALRDDSTGEYYRWDGALPKTVPAGSTPASTGGIGIGAWIGIGDAALKTMLLSNAGSSMIGMQEGGTLKDVIKWVTPEQFGAKGDGATNDTAAIQAAIDWSFNNGGGVVRLGPKVYRAANLTLKPRVVIEGVTKETSMIMAPNGWTGNAVIMGQGYLTYKTDSASQVVPACYSSGLRNVTVHGNKSNYSGTPAKDVGCGVLLAGANIILDNIKIIYVPSVGLVTLDWGTNRSLYMAADPNRGWAHIGMIRTIRIQFCGNDCWHCEAQDYFLDDVEIVGAGDGFTSATDTFSFWQPDELVANFRVWRNVDLGFFHSYGNYNGYGLVAGGNTSTFFIRIKYDSLILESCCVAGWFKSSSYVQGGKLDYHEISQQKVIAKHGSLMPAALIIECSNTRASNFGSVECVQSGGDATIPDYSGVLLYMAGQFNIIECLKISRSPTVGDALRGTGVVLEGANNRINSGVLKGFFGTDNRATASSCIVASSGYHYINIAIGFANVGVRLVGGHLQGEIKNMGNLTTWQIGMESETTHNRAMLKLYSDSGSNIGVIRGGAGAVNTGITTVQTISITGLSLPYLPAASEVTPHIVIDASNGSSIPPQVDSITYIASSSTVNQLTFLVRLTNSNSPMQVTIGARLN; encoded by the coding sequence ATGGCTACGCAACCTACTCAAAATGCAGTTCCCAGTGAATCGCCGCGCGACCTCAAGTTTAATGCCGGGAAGATCGACGAGTTCGTCACTTCGCTGGTAAATACCTACACTGACCGATTTGGAAATCAGCATTACACCATTGAAGGGCTGCGTTGGTTGGCGCAGCAAACTATCGCACAATATGGATGGATTCTTGTCGAATCATTCCAGGATGGTGCTGTTATCACTCTGCCTAATCAGGCTCTACGTGATGACTCAACAGGTGAATACTATCGCTGGGATGGGGCTCTTCCCAAGACGGTTCCTGCTGGATCTACCCCTGCCTCAACAGGCGGCATTGGCATAGGGGCGTGGATTGGCATTGGTGATGCTGCTCTTAAAACTATGCTGTTGAGCAATGCCGGGAGCTCAATGATAGGTATGCAGGAAGGAGGGACGTTAAAGGATGTAATTAAATGGGTTACTCCAGAGCAGTTCGGAGCAAAAGGTGATGGGGCTACAAATGACACCGCAGCCATTCAGGCTGCTATCGACTGGTCATTCAACAATGGTGGCGGGGTTGTTCGATTGGGTCCAAAGGTTTACCGGGCAGCGAATTTAACACTGAAACCGCGAGTGGTAATCGAAGGTGTTACAAAAGAAACGTCCATGATCATGGCACCAAATGGATGGACTGGTAATGCTGTAATTATGGGGCAGGGATATCTGACCTATAAGACCGATAGCGCCTCTCAGGTGGTTCCAGCTTGCTATAGCTCTGGTCTGCGTAACGTTACCGTTCATGGTAACAAGTCCAACTATTCAGGCACACCGGCTAAAGACGTTGGTTGCGGCGTTCTTTTGGCTGGAGCCAACATTATCCTGGATAACATCAAGATAATTTACGTTCCTTCAGTAGGGCTGGTTACTCTCGATTGGGGGACGAACCGTAGTCTTTATATGGCTGCAGATCCGAACCGAGGTTGGGCGCACATAGGCATGATCCGCACCATCCGAATCCAGTTCTGCGGTAATGACTGCTGGCACTGTGAAGCACAAGATTACTTTCTTGATGACGTTGAAATTGTAGGGGCTGGCGACGGTTTCACATCAGCAACTGACACGTTTTCATTCTGGCAGCCAGATGAGCTCGTGGCTAACTTCAGGGTGTGGCGAAACGTAGATCTTGGTTTCTTCCATAGCTATGGTAATTACAATGGCTACGGGTTGGTGGCTGGAGGAAACACCTCTACATTCTTTATCAGGATAAAGTATGACTCACTCATCCTTGAAAGTTGCTGCGTAGCAGGGTGGTTTAAATCCAGCAGCTACGTACAAGGTGGGAAACTTGATTATCACGAAATAAGCCAACAAAAAGTCATAGCAAAACACGGCTCACTGATGCCTGCCGCGTTAATAATTGAGTGCTCTAATACCCGGGCCAGCAACTTTGGCTCTGTTGAGTGCGTGCAATCTGGAGGTGATGCGACTATCCCGGACTACTCTGGCGTGTTGCTTTATATGGCAGGACAATTCAATATAATTGAATGCCTAAAAATTAGCAGGAGCCCTACGGTAGGAGACGCCTTGAGAGGAACTGGTGTAGTTCTGGAAGGGGCGAACAATCGAATAAACAGCGGAGTATTGAAAGGGTTCTTTGGAACCGATAACCGTGCTACAGCCAGTAGCTGCATAGTAGCAAGCTCTGGATATCACTATATTAACATTGCTATCGGTTTTGCAAATGTCGGCGTACGTCTGGTTGGCGGTCACCTGCAGGGTGAAATTAAGAATATGGGGAATCTCACTACATGGCAAATTGGCATGGAAAGTGAGACAACCCATAATAGAGCAATGCTAAAACTTTATTCTGATTCAGGTTCTAACATTGGAGTTATACGAGGAGGAGCGGGGGCTGTTAACACTGGAATCACAACAGTGCAGACAATATCGATAACCGGACTTTCTCTACCCTATCTGCCAGCAGCCTCAGAAGTAACTCCCCACATTGTTATTGACGCTTCCAATGGGAGCTCTATACCTCCTCAGGTTGATTCAATAACCTACATTGCATCCTCAAGCACGGTAAATCAGCTTACATTCTTGGTAAGGCTAACCAACTCCAACAGTCCAATGCAGGTAACAATAGGCGCAAGGCTTAACTAA
- a CDS encoding glucosyltransferase domain-containing protein, translated as MRDFRLEKIHAIFPIFLAIFLIQFWGLTPYYDDLHRFSSTTTNLANQGRPFTEWLYFTYNLFESKIFPNIYNFNLVAIWFISILSYFLVVRKHDENLKVPVTALFICIFSSPGIIQSMAFHVDNIGMTISMMASVIAGSFVRNLSLRCVLAQTLTLCVATFFYQLSFNYYIAASAIFLLLHSLHNKVPTYAIARASLVKLIPIFCAVSMALLYKHFFAHDQYFNEHSSFMTVQDFLNGRLTRNINVMSWALSLTYNNLQLLVFKILTFLSFASWLYMMIKASSRRDAGSALSLLIAPPVVCLMVVLPSLLVYNPVIEQRTLTTVSLVLALLVCLCINIRLANRISVWCISILSVFNIMTASAFVSAQNYSTERTSMILSDVYYHVPDNYFSDDGSVTIYVPMSKTPSKSGEMINNLNYFPPLRMMVMDYFYSAYQTNALLRYKNIGMNVTYTKELCATKPLIVRRNYTISDCDGVPYVQFK; from the coding sequence ATGAGGGATTTCCGTTTAGAAAAAATACATGCTATTTTTCCGATATTTCTTGCTATCTTCCTAATACAATTTTGGGGGTTAACGCCATACTATGACGATTTACATAGATTTAGCTCAACAACAACCAACCTAGCTAATCAAGGTAGACCTTTCACGGAGTGGCTATATTTTACTTACAACCTTTTTGAAAGTAAAATATTTCCCAATATATACAATTTCAACCTAGTTGCCATATGGTTTATATCTATTTTGTCTTACTTTCTTGTAGTCAGAAAGCATGATGAAAATCTGAAAGTGCCAGTTACCGCTCTTTTTATTTGCATATTTTCCTCACCTGGAATAATTCAGAGCATGGCGTTTCATGTTGACAACATAGGAATGACTATCTCAATGATGGCGTCTGTAATTGCAGGGTCATTTGTGAGAAACTTGAGTTTAAGATGTGTTTTAGCACAAACTCTTACACTATGTGTGGCAACCTTTTTTTATCAATTATCTTTTAATTACTATATAGCAGCAAGTGCAATATTTTTACTGTTGCACTCTCTGCACAATAAAGTACCCACATATGCAATTGCAAGGGCATCGTTAGTAAAGTTGATTCCAATTTTTTGTGCCGTATCCATGGCCTTGCTGTATAAACACTTTTTCGCTCATGATCAATATTTTAATGAGCACAGTTCATTTATGACAGTTCAGGATTTTCTTAACGGCAGGCTAACTAGAAATATTAACGTAATGTCTTGGGCGTTATCCTTAACTTATAATAATCTACAACTATTAGTTTTTAAAATCCTGACTTTCCTATCATTTGCTTCTTGGTTATACATGATGATTAAAGCGTCATCCAGACGGGATGCTGGCTCTGCATTATCTTTATTGATTGCGCCGCCCGTAGTATGCTTAATGGTTGTTCTTCCATCTTTATTGGTTTATAACCCTGTTATTGAACAGCGAACATTAACTACTGTTTCACTTGTTCTGGCGTTGCTTGTATGTCTTTGCATTAATATAAGGCTTGCCAATAGAATTTCTGTTTGGTGCATCTCTATACTTTCTGTATTTAATATTATGACAGCATCCGCTTTTGTTTCTGCTCAAAATTACTCTACAGAAAGAACATCAATGATTCTGAGTGATGTTTATTATCATGTTCCTGATAATTATTTCAGTGACGATGGATCTGTGACGATATATGTTCCGATGAGCAAGACACCATCTAAAAGCGGAGAAATGATAAACAACCTGAATTATTTTCCGCCGTTAAGAATGATGGTTATGGATTACTTTTATTCTGCCTATCAAACAAATGCTCTTCTGCGTTACAAGAATATTGGAATGAATGTCACATATACAAAAGAATTATGCGCAACCAAGCCATTGATAGTTAGAAGAAATTACACCATAAGTGATTGCGATGGAGTCCCTTATGTTCAATTCAAATAA
- a CDS encoding glycosyltransferase family 2 protein — MKISLVVPVFNEEDTIPIFYKTVREYEPLKSFEVEIVFINDGSKDATESIINALAVSDPLVVPLSFTRNFGKEPALFAGLDHATGDAVIPIDVDLQDPIEVIPQLIERWQAGADVVLAKRTDRSTDGRLKRKSAEMFYKLHNKISNPQIEENVGDFRLMSREVVENIKLLPERNLFMKGVLSWVGGRTDVVEYSRAERVAGSTKFNGWKLWNLALEGITSFSTFPLRMWTYIGLLVAGLSFLYGAWMIVDTLAFGNPVRGYPSLLVSILFLGGVQLIGIGVLGEYIGRIYTEVKKRPRYILRGKK, encoded by the coding sequence ATGAAGATTTCACTCGTCGTCCCTGTCTTCAATGAAGAAGACACTATCCCTATTTTCTATAAAACCGTCAGGGAATATGAGCCGCTTAAATCATTTGAGGTGGAGATCGTATTCATTAATGATGGTAGTAAAGACGCTACAGAGTCGATTATCAATGCGCTGGCCGTTTCAGATCCGCTCGTGGTGCCTTTGTCCTTTACTCGTAACTTCGGCAAAGAGCCCGCGCTATTTGCAGGTCTGGACCACGCCACCGGCGACGCAGTGATTCCAATAGACGTAGATTTGCAGGACCCGATTGAAGTTATCCCGCAACTGATAGAACGCTGGCAGGCTGGCGCAGATGTCGTGCTGGCTAAGCGCACAGACCGCTCCACAGACGGTAGGCTGAAGCGCAAGAGCGCTGAAATGTTCTATAAACTTCACAACAAAATCAGCAATCCGCAGATTGAAGAGAATGTCGGCGACTTTCGCCTGATGTCTCGGGAGGTTGTAGAGAATATCAAGCTGCTTCCTGAGCGAAACCTGTTCATGAAAGGAGTGCTGTCATGGGTAGGTGGGCGCACTGATGTGGTTGAGTATTCGCGCGCAGAACGCGTGGCAGGAAGTACCAAATTTAACGGATGGAAGCTCTGGAACCTTGCGCTGGAAGGGATTACCAGCTTCTCAACCTTCCCTCTGCGGATGTGGACGTACATTGGCTTGTTAGTGGCCGGGCTGTCTTTCCTCTATGGTGCATGGATGATTGTCGACACGTTGGCCTTTGGTAACCCTGTTCGCGGATACCCATCCCTGCTGGTATCTATTCTTTTTCTGGGTGGCGTGCAGCTAATCGGGATAGGAGTTTTGGGTGAGTATATTGGAAGAATTTACACTGAGGTTAAAAAGCGCCCGCGCTACATATTGAGGGGTAAAAAATGA
- a CDS encoding GtrA family protein: MLKLFTKYASVGVLNTLIHWVVFAACFYALGTSQALANFSGFVVAVSFSFFANARFTFNSSTTTTRYMLYVGFMGSLSAAVGWAADKCSLPPLLTLVVFSAISLVCGFIYSKYIVFREAK, translated from the coding sequence ATGCTCAAGCTCTTCACGAAGTACGCCTCCGTGGGCGTGCTCAACACGCTAATCCATTGGGTAGTATTCGCAGCATGCTTCTATGCATTAGGAACCAGCCAGGCGCTGGCGAACTTCAGCGGATTCGTTGTTGCGGTAAGCTTTAGCTTCTTTGCAAACGCCCGCTTTACGTTCAACAGTTCTACGACCACGACGCGCTACATGCTTTACGTAGGTTTCATGGGATCGCTTAGCGCGGCTGTCGGATGGGCTGCTGATAAATGCTCTCTCCCGCCACTGTTAACGCTTGTCGTGTTCTCTGCTATCAGCCTGGTGTGCGGGTTTATCTATTCGAAATACATCGTCTTCAGGGAAGCAAAATGA
- the yncL gene encoding stress response membrane protein YncL codes for MEISSRTAVLLNMFAFAGLLLSLSVRFGWI; via the coding sequence ATGGAGATTTCAAGCAGAACTGCGGTTTTACTTAATATGTTCGCCTTTGCTGGTCTACTCCTTTCCTTATCCGTCAGGTTTGGCTGGATCTGA
- the dsbB gene encoding disulfide bond formation protein DsbB: MLRYLNQCSRGRGAWLLLALTAFALEMVALWFQHVMMLKPCVLCIYERCALFGVMGAGLVGAIAPKTPLRFVAMGIWIYSAWKGLMLSIEHTNIQLHPSPFVTCDFAARFPTWLPLDKWLPQVFVASGDCAERQWSFLTLEMPQWLIGIFTAYLVVALLVLLAQAFKPKKRDLFGRY; encoded by the coding sequence ATGTTGCGATATTTAAACCAGTGTTCGCGTGGGCGCGGCGCATGGCTGTTGCTGGCGCTCACCGCTTTCGCGCTGGAGATGGTGGCGCTGTGGTTCCAGCATGTCATGATGCTGAAGCCATGCGTATTGTGTATTTATGAACGTTGTGCGCTGTTTGGCGTCATGGGCGCAGGGCTGGTGGGAGCCATTGCACCAAAAACCCCGTTACGCTTTGTCGCGATGGGCATCTGGATCTACAGCGCCTGGAAAGGCCTGATGCTCTCCATTGAGCACACAAACATCCAGTTGCACCCTTCGCCGTTTGTCACCTGCGATTTCGCAGCCCGTTTCCCGACCTGGCTGCCGCTCGACAAATGGCTGCCACAGGTGTTTGTCGCCAGCGGCGACTGCGCCGAGCGCCAGTGGTCCTTCCTGACGCTGGAGATGCCGCAGTGGCTGATAGGCATTTTCACCGCCTATCTGGTGGTTGCCCTGCTGGTGCTGCTGGCGCAGGCGTTCAAACCCAAAAAACGCGATCTTTTCGGCCGCTACTGA
- the nhaB gene encoding sodium/proton antiporter NhaB, whose translation MEISYGRALYRNFLGQSPDWYKLCLLGFLILNPLVFWVSPFTAGWLLVIEFIFTLAMALKCYPLLPGGLLAVEALFIGMTSAEHVREEVANNLAVVLLLIFMVAGIYFMKQLLLLIFTRLLLGIRSKTLLSLAFCFAAAFLSAFLDALTVVAVVISVAVGFYGIYHRVASNRDEGQELVDDAQLDDERRATLERFRAFLRSLMMHAGVGTALGGVMTMVGEPQNLIIAHAAGWGFGDFLLRVAPVSVPVFICGILTCILVEKTKSFGYGEPLPEPVRKILREYDDKSRQKRTRQDTMKLIIQALIGVWLITALALHLAEVGLIGLSVIILASSLCGVTDEHAIGKAFTEALPFTALLTVFFAVVAVIIDQHLFAPIIAYVLEASPHNQLSLFYLFNGLLSSISDNVFVGTVYINEAKSALQQGVIDAKQFEMLAVAINTGTNLPSVATPNGQAAFLFLLTSALAPLIRLSYGRMVWMALPYTIVLTLVGLACVQFTLVPFTDWLLQSGWVSTPATTALLH comes from the coding sequence ATGGAAATTTCATATGGCCGGGCGTTGTATCGTAACTTTTTAGGACAATCTCCGGACTGGTACAAGCTTTGTTTACTTGGCTTTTTGATTCTTAATCCTCTGGTTTTCTGGGTAAGCCCCTTCACCGCCGGCTGGCTGCTGGTCATTGAGTTTATCTTCACGCTGGCGATGGCGCTGAAGTGCTACCCTCTGCTGCCGGGCGGGCTGTTGGCCGTCGAGGCGCTGTTTATCGGGATGACCAGCGCCGAACACGTGCGCGAAGAAGTGGCAAATAACCTCGCCGTCGTGCTGTTGCTGATTTTTATGGTGGCGGGCATTTATTTTATGAAGCAGTTGCTGCTGCTCATTTTCACCCGCCTGCTGTTGGGCATTCGCTCTAAAACCCTGCTCTCGCTGGCATTCTGCTTTGCGGCGGCGTTTCTTTCCGCGTTTCTCGACGCGCTGACGGTCGTTGCTGTAGTGATTAGCGTGGCGGTGGGCTTTTACGGTATCTACCATCGCGTCGCGTCGAATCGTGATGAGGGGCAGGAGCTGGTAGATGATGCCCAGCTTGACGACGAACGCCGCGCCACGCTTGAGCGCTTTCGCGCGTTTCTGCGCAGTCTGATGATGCACGCGGGCGTCGGCACTGCGCTTGGCGGCGTGATGACGATGGTCGGTGAGCCGCAGAACCTGATTATCGCGCACGCGGCAGGCTGGGGCTTCGGCGATTTCCTGCTGCGCGTCGCGCCCGTGAGCGTGCCGGTCTTTATCTGCGGCATCCTCACCTGCATTCTCGTAGAGAAAACCAAATCGTTTGGCTATGGCGAACCGCTGCCGGAGCCGGTGCGTAAGATCCTGCGCGAATACGACGACAAGAGCCGTCAGAAGCGTACCCGTCAGGACACCATGAAGCTGATTATCCAGGCGCTTATCGGCGTGTGGCTGATTACCGCGCTGGCGCTGCATCTGGCTGAAGTGGGACTGATTGGTCTTTCGGTCATTATTCTCGCCTCCTCGCTGTGCGGCGTCACCGACGAGCACGCTATCGGCAAAGCATTTACCGAAGCGCTGCCCTTTACCGCCCTGCTGACTGTGTTCTTCGCCGTAGTTGCCGTTATCATCGACCAGCATCTGTTCGCGCCGATTATCGCGTATGTGCTAGAAGCCTCGCCGCATAACCAACTGTCGTTGTTCTATCTCTTCAACGGCCTGCTGTCGTCGATTTCCGATAACGTGTTTGTCGGCACTGTGTATATCAACGAGGCGAAAAGCGCGCTGCAACAGGGCGTTATCGACGCGAAACAGTTTGAGATGCTGGCGGTGGCAATCAACACTGGCACCAACCTGCCGTCCGTCGCCACGCCTAACGGCCAGGCGGCGTTTCTGTTCCTGCTGACGTCAGCCCTGGCGCCGCTAATCCGTCTTTCCTATGGCCGCATGGTCTGGATGGCGCTGCCGTATACAATCGTACTGACGCTGGTGGGGCTCGCCTGTGTACAGTTTACGCTGGTGCCGTTCACCGACTGGCTGCTGCAAAGCGGCTGGGTCAGCACGCCTGCCACCACGGCGCTGCTGCATTAA
- the fadR gene encoding fatty acid metabolism transcriptional regulator FadR, with protein MVIKAQSPAGFAEEYIIESIWNNRFPPGSILPAERELSELIGVTRTTLREVLQRLARDGWLTIQHGKPTKVNNFWETSGLNILETLARLDHESVPQLIDNLLSVRTNIATIFIRTALRMHPDRAREVLATADEVEDHADAFAELDYNIFRGLAFASGNPIYGLILNGMKGLYTRIGRHYFSNPEARSLALGFYHKLGTLSREGLHDQVYDVVRTYGRESGEIWHRMQKNLPGDLAMHSR; from the coding sequence ATGGTGATTAAGGCGCAGAGCCCGGCGGGTTTCGCGGAAGAGTACATTATTGAAAGCATCTGGAATAACCGCTTCCCTCCGGGATCTATTCTGCCTGCTGAACGCGAACTCTCTGAACTGATTGGCGTTACGCGCACCACCCTGCGCGAAGTGTTACAGCGCCTGGCGCGCGATGGCTGGCTGACTATCCAGCACGGTAAGCCAACGAAAGTAAACAACTTCTGGGAAACTTCAGGCCTCAATATTCTCGAAACGCTGGCGCGTCTCGACCACGAAAGCGTCCCGCAGCTTATCGACAACCTGCTTTCCGTGCGCACCAACATCGCGACGATTTTTATTCGTACCGCGCTGCGTATGCACCCGGATCGCGCGCGCGAAGTGCTCGCGACGGCGGATGAAGTCGAAGACCACGCAGACGCTTTCGCGGAGCTCGATTACAACATTTTCCGCGGTCTGGCGTTCGCCTCCGGCAATCCGATCTACGGGCTGATTCTCAACGGCATGAAAGGGCTTTACACCCGCATCGGCCGCCACTATTTCTCCAACCCGGAAGCGCGCAGCCTGGCGCTGGGCTTTTACCATAAGCTCGGCACGCTCTCGCGCGAAGGGCTGCACGATCAGGTCTACGACGTGGTGCGTACTTATGGCCGTGAAAGCGGCGAGATCTGGCACCGGATGCAGAAAAACCTGCCGGGCGATCTGGCGATGCACAGCCGTTAA